CCATACCGGTACCGCCGTCATTTGTGGCGCTTCCGCCTATTCCTATAAGGATTGTCTTGCATCCTCTGTCCAGAGCATCTTTCATTAACTGCCCTGTTCCGTAAGTGCTGGCCATGGAGGGATCTTTTTTATCCTCAGGTACCATGGGAAGTCCTGAAGCCGAAGCCATCTCAATTACAGCAGTATCATTTCCATATAATGCATATTCCGCCTTGGCGGATTCACCCATGGGGCCTTTAACTTCTACATATATCCATTTGTTTTCATCCGGAACGAGAGCCTGAACCAGACCTTCTCCTCCATCAGCAACAGGCAGTTTAACAACATCCAGAGTGGGATCAACTTTTTTGATTCCCCGTTCAATGGCTCCTGCAACTTTAATACTGGTATTTGATCCTTTATAAGAATCCGAAGCGATGACTACTTTCATTAATATCTCCTGGGTATATTTATTTATATTAGTTCAAACAAATGATGATTTTCAAATTTGGGGCTGTCCTTCAAGCAGGTAATCCTTGGCAAACCAGACATGAGTTCTGATAATGCTCTCCGCCTCATCTGTGTTTACCGCCTTCAGCAGATTCTGAATAAGAACAACATGATTATCCCGGATGTTTTTTTTATCTTCCGGAACAGTTCTGGTCATGGTAAAAAAAAGATTGAGTTTCATAGTCTTGTCAAAGGCAGCCGTGAGAGCGGGAATACCTGCAAGGCTAACCAGTTCTTTATGAAAAAGAATTTCCTGTCTCCAGTCATCCAGAAGATCCTGAGTTGCCCCGTCCACCTGTTGGGCAAAATCCAGGATATCCTCTGAATTATTCTTAAGCCCCTTATTCCAATAAAGCCTGGCAGCCTTACTTTCAATTGCATCCCGAATCATAAACTGACCCAACACATCTTCAGGTCGTACAAGACGAACCTGGGTCCCCTTTCTGGGGATTGTTTCGAGGAGTCCTTCATGTTCCAATAAGAGCATGGCTTCAAGAACCGGGGCGACACTTACACCAAACTCAGATGCTATCTGTCTTCTGTTTATTATCTGCCCCGGAAGGAGTTCTCCCGCCAGCAGCTGTTCTAGAATTCTGTTATATACATCTCTTGATAAAAGCATTAGCTGTTCCTTATTACCAAAAAAAAGGGCCTTAACAGTCTCGTGATATATCACATGATAGTTCAGGTTTTACCTCAGATCAATAGTAAAATGATGTGATTTAGCAGAAATATCACAAAATTTATAGAATTTACCCATTTAATAAGGCCATTTCATAGAAAAATCATTGACCGTAACGTCATTTCCTGTTATTTATTTAGGTAGGTTGAGAAACCGTAATTGTTCTTTTTAATTTATGCAGTTCCTTATCTGTTCTGATTTCCGTCTTCGTGTTCCTTTTGTACATCCTTATAAGAGTAGCGAACTGATTTAGAATCACATGACTAGGATATGTGTAATAAAGTCGTTACGCTCTCAAATGAATTTTTTATTTTTAAATTCCGGTAAGACCGGTAAGGATGCACAATGCCCAAGAAAATCTATGTAGGTAACTTAAACTACAACACCGATGAAGACAGACTAGCTGACCACTTTGCTCAGTTTGGTAATGTTCTCAGCGCAAGAATCATTTTCGACAGAGAAACAAACCGTTCAAAAGGTTTTGGTTTTGTTGAAATGGAAGAAGATGAAGCAGCAGAAGCAGCTATCGCAGCCCTGAACAATCAGGAACTGGACAGCAGAAACCTGCGTGTTAACGAAGCTATCGAACGCGAAAGAAGACCCCGGGACAACAACCGCTTCTAAGCTTTTATTTATATAAAAGTCTTTCGGCCTGCAAAGGCCAAAAAAAATCCTCCTTTCGGAGGATTTTTTCATTTATAAGTATTCTCTAATTATATAACATCCTGATTGGGAAGCGATATAATCTTATACAGTTATTAAGCAACAGGTTCTCCAAGATGGATGGGCAGCACATTAGGAGAGACTCCTCTGGACTTTAGCTCATTATCCAGCATCAGAAGGGCATTAGGATTATCCCCTATGAGCTTTAACCTTGAAACGAGCTCACCCGCTGTGGCCTCTTCTTCCACCTGCTCATCAACAAACCACATAAGGAAACTCTCTGATGCATAATCATTCAGTTCTCTCGCCACTCTTACAAGATTATTAATAAGTGAAGTTACATGGGCCTCATGTTCGGCAACTTCCTGGAACACATCCAGGTAACTTGTCCACTCTGTCTTAGGAGCTTCAATGGCTTTCAAAGTCACTCTGGCACCACGCTCAAAAACAAAATTATACATTTTCATGCCGTGCATATTCTCTTCAAGATACTGACAGCGGAACCAGTGGGCAATTCCCAACAGACCTTTTTCTTCAAACCAGCTTCCCATTGAAAGGTAAAGATAAGCTGAAAACATCTCTGCGTTAATCTGCTCATTCAGAGCATGGGCCATTTTTTTATCTAATGCCATTTTAATCCTCTTTATCTTAGTCTTATAGTAATAATAATCAATCCTGACCATTATTTCACCTTTTTTTATATATTTAATTATTTACCATGCACAGCTACACTAAGATTACTCCTCAAAAGGCGGAAATCATAGATTATAGTCAGGCCGCATCTGAAATAAATGTTTTGTTTTATTACCTATTTTTTATAGAGAATATCCCGATACTGAACCTATAATTTTTATAAATTACTTTCAGACATTCTATGAGACAAAGGAGAAATATATTATCAATAAATTAACAATTCTACCGCTGATTTCCCTATTAATAACCTTAGCTGTTCCCCTATCTGCAGCTGATGACTGGACCGTTAAAGTGGGAACCTATCTTGAAAATGAAACAAACATCCATGAAGAGCACAGAGAATCAGATCTACAGATTACACCGGCACTGACTTTTGCTGTGTCCAATGACAATCTTCCTCTTTACCTCAAGGTTGAAGCTGAAAACAGAATGGCCGGTGATTACTATTTTGATGAATTAGACTATCAGAGTGGTCATACTGTCAGACAGAAAATCATGCTGGGAGGAACATTCGGTCTGGGTAAAGTAAGTTTCAACCCGGAGTATGAACTCAGGATCAATACACCTGCCAGGGGTGACTATCTGGACAGCAATATGGAAAACAGATTTAAAATGAACTTCGGAATCCCCTTGGGATCACAGCTGACCTATATAAATCTTATGCCCACATTTAAGGTTAATGCAAATCAGGACAATAATTTCTACAGTGAAACTGAAATCGGTTATAAGCATAATTTTAATAACAATCAGAGTGCAGCTGTCGGAATCTATAATGAATTTGAAAAAAAAGATGAATTAAATGCCGTAGAATTTCAGGCAAGACTCTATTACAACCATAAATTCGATAACGGGATTTCACTTAATCCTTTTGCAAGAATCGGTCTGTACAGACATGTGATTTCCGAA
The DNA window shown above is from Oceanispirochaeta sp. M1 and carries:
- a CDS encoding GntR family transcriptional regulator, translated to MLLSRDVYNRILEQLLAGELLPGQIINRRQIASEFGVSVAPVLEAMLLLEHEGLLETIPRKGTQVRLVRPEDVLGQFMIRDAIESKAARLYWNKGLKNNSEDILDFAQQVDGATQDLLDDWRQEILFHKELVSLAGIPALTAAFDKTMKLNLFFTMTRTVPEDKKNIRDNHVVLIQNLLKAVNTDEAESIIRTHVWFAKDYLLEGQPQI
- a CDS encoding RNA-binding protein encodes the protein MPKKIYVGNLNYNTDEDRLADHFAQFGNVLSARIIFDRETNRSKGFGFVEMEEDEAAEAAIAALNNQELDSRNLRVNEAIERERRPRDNNRF
- a CDS encoding ferritin — translated: MALDKKMAHALNEQINAEMFSAYLYLSMGSWFEEKGLLGIAHWFRCQYLEENMHGMKMYNFVFERGARVTLKAIEAPKTEWTSYLDVFQEVAEHEAHVTSLINNLVRVARELNDYASESFLMWFVDEQVEEEATAGELVSRLKLIGDNPNALLMLDNELKSRGVSPNVLPIHLGEPVA